A window of Chryseobacterium shandongense genomic DNA:
AATCCGCACAATCCGCGGGAGAAAAAATTTAACCGCAAAAGAGGCAAAAGATTAATGTTGATGCTAAATGCTGAAAAACAAAAGCCAACAAAACAATATGTAAATTACGTTGAGATTCTTTCAGAATGACAGTGCCATCCGTATTTTATCTAGCCTTTACTTTGCTGATATCCGTTAAAGAATTCAGAAAAGCAATAATCTGTTTGATTTCTTTTGGTGTAAGATTCAGTTTATCAGCAGCGAGTGTCTGGTTATTTATTTTTAATCCTAATCCTTCTCCACCGCCTTCATTATAGAATTCCAATACTTCTTCCAGTGTACCGAATGCGCCATTATGGAAATAAGGTTTCGTTAATGCAACATTTCTCACAGTAACCGTTTTGAAAGAATTTTCATAAATCCAGGAATTTTCTTTTTTTACCGGACTGTTTATTCTTCCTTTATCAGCATCAAGTTCAAGAGGTTTATAGCTCAACGGTTTTGCGGTTATACCCAACACTTCAGATTCATTTTCGTTGAAGAATGGGGGGACCAGCCCTGAAAAGTTTGGCGCAAAATGACAGGTTGCGCAATTGGCTTTCCCCATAAACAGATTAAATCCTTTTTTTACATCAGAAGAGATTTCTTTTTCATTCCTCATGAACTGATCAAAATCACTTTCATAAGAATACAGGGAAGCAACATAAGAACTTAAAGCTTTGGAAAAATTTTCGCGGTTGATATTTCCTTTTTTGAAAGCTATTTTAAAGGCTTTTTTATATTCAGGATTTGCATTTAATTTTTTAATGATATTGTCATAACTGGTGTTGAATTCGTCTTTATTATAAATCACGTGCTCTGCCTGCTGTTCAAGATAAAAGGCTCTGAGATCATAGAAGAATCTTTTGGCAAAAACGGCATTGTACAATGTAGGAGAATTTCTCAATACTGTTTTTCCGTCTACATTACTTTGAGACTTAACCTTCAGATCCGTGAACGCGTTTTCGGGAAGATGGCATGTTGCACAACTCATTTTACCGTTGTCACTCACGTTTTGATCGTAAAAAATTTGTTTACCCAGTTTTCTCAATGCTTCGTTATCTTCATCATTTTTTAATAACGTATAGAAATACGGATCAAGAAAATCGCTACTGAAAAAATTGGTGCTTGCGGGATTCCAGCCAGAAAATTCTTTCAGGTCATCCGCTCTGCCGTCCCAGCTTCCAAGCTCCTGGTATAAAGGCTGGATGAATTTTTTATAAAATTCGATCCTGTCAAATGTTTCGAAATCTTTATTTTCCGATAGATATCTGATTCCGGCGGTAAATAAAAGGTTTGCCTTTTCCGTATTGTAATTTTTGAAATAGGAATCATCCTGAATATATTTCTTCATTCCGGTAAAAGCATGTTCTGCTTCTTCGGAAATATTTAAAGAGCCCGGTGTATCAAAACCTGTTACACCCAGACTGTATATTCTGATAAGCTCGATTCTCAACGGCAATGTTTTGTTGTTTCCTGTGCTTATTCCATTTTTCATCGAACTTAAGTAAAAACTTGCATAGCTGTTGAAGAGAAAATCGGTGATTGCTTTTATTTCATCCTTTTTTTCATTGGCTTCATCTGAAAATACCATTTCATCCAAAACCTGCAGCCCTTCCGGAGGCAGCGTATAGGAAGTAGTTCCGGCTGCTTCAATATGGAATAACGGTGCAGCATTAAGGTGGTTTTTTGTAAATTCAGGATAATGATAGGCTACATAAAATTCTATTTCTTTGAACGAATTTCTTGTTTCACGAAGCGTTTTGCGTAAATCCTCGAGCGTTATTTTATTCTCAGAAAAAAGATAAGCATCGGATTTCAATTGACTGAGTCTGGTTTTAAAATCAGTTAATCCTCTATGAATCGTAGAGTTTTCATTCTTAAAACCTTTACGGGAAGGATTGAATGACATCACCGCAAACCCCAACATCACAAAAATAACAGCCAAAGGATAGAACTTCATTAATTTTTTTCGCAAAACTATCGATAGGAAAAGCTTTGGAGGTTACCATAACTTTAAATTTGAATTAAATAATGTTTACATTTTACATATTAGAATTTTTATTAATTTTAAATCCCGAAATCACATTCAGCACTAAACAAACGGTTTCTATTCCGATGCTTTAATGATGAAAGATATTTGGGGAGGATCAGTATAACTTTAATTCGAATAAAAAACATATTATGCTCAATAAACTGACTGCTTCAGAACTTGTTCTGAACGAAGACGGAAGCGTCTATCACCTTAATCTTTTACCTGAAGATATTGCTGAAAAAATCATACTGGTTGGTGATCCCGATCGTGTTGCGAAGGTTTCAAAATATTTCGACTCGGTGGAAATCCGTAAAAATAAAAGGGAATTTTATACGCATACCGGTACGCTTCGAGGTGAAAGAATCACGGTAATGTCTACCGGAATCGGAACGGAAAATATCGATATCGTGATGAACGAACTGGATGCTTTGGTAAATATTGATCTCAAACAGAAAGAATTCAAAACTGAGCATACTTCCCTGAAGCTTTTCAGAATGGGAACATGCGGAAGTGTAAATCCTGATGTTCAGGTAGATAATATGCTGGTAACACAAAATGTGGTTGGATTAGACGGTTTAATGCATTTTTACCAGGATTACCATTTCGAAAACGAATTTTCCAAAAACTTTTATGAAAAGTTCCCTTACGAAAACATTAAACCGATGCTTTATTTTTCCGAATGGTCGGAAGAACTGGGCGAATTATATAAGGATGCAAAATACCACGGCAATACGGCTACATTTCCCGGATTTTATGCGCCACAGGGAAGACAGCTTCGTTTAAAAGCCTTGGATGACCAATTCCTTGAGACTTTAAATGATCTGGGTATCACTAATTTTGAAATGGAAACTTCTGCAATTTATGCGTTCTCAAAACTATTGGGACATAAAGCGATTACGGTGAATAACGTTATTGCCAACAGGAGACGCGGTGAGTTTTCTTCTGACCATCATGCTTCTGAAAAGAACCTGATCGAATGGGTTTTGGAAAGAATCATTAAATAAACAGAAAAGGATTGCGTGCTGCAATCCTTTTGTTTTTTAATACGGACAATTTTTTTCGTATTCTTTGATAATTCCGCCATAGAATTCCAGGTAAGCCTCAAGCATATAATCTCCCAGCAAATCCTGGGTTGCGTTGTGGCCGAGCTTATTTGTTTTACCTTCATCAAAAGCTTTTTTACGGATGTCTTTAAATTTTGCATTTAAGGCTTTTTTGAAATCCTTATCCTGAATTTTCGCCTCAAAAGTATCCATGTATTTTTGAAATTCGGGGCAGTCGCGGCCTGCATATCGAAAAGCTTCCACCATTTTCTCATACAAAGAGCCTGCAAAAAGTCCCAACTTGTCATAATCTACAGGCATTACAGCAAAATCATCCTTGGCATTCCTGATATAAAGCTGAGAATATACATAATTACAGGCTGTAGTGCTGCACATTTTCATATTAGAACCGTATATCTGGATTTTTCCATCGTAGAGTAACGGCTGAAATGATCTTTTCTTTTTATCGTTTACTTTGCCATCTTTATCAACATACTTCATGTCCAGTCTTTCTATATTACTTGTTACATCTCCATATTCATCATATATTTTTACTGATTTTACTTCATCTGCACCAAATTTCTCATCTTCTGAAGTTTTTGTTTTCTTATAGATAAAATTGTAGATGTCATCTTTGTCAAAAAATGCAGGGTACGTTCCGTTTGGATAAGTAAATCCCACAAAAAAACCATCTGCTTTGGAACCGTCTGTTAAAATAAATTCAACTTTGGGCAGATCTTTAATATTTTGTTTTCCGTAATAAGGCTGAGAAAATAATTTTGCGCATGTAATACAAAGCAAAAGAATTAGTAATTTAAGTTTCATAAGGAAATATTAGTTAAATTTAAAGGTCAAACATACTAAAATTTATTACATCTTAAAAATAAGTTTGATTTATTACGGAGTTATCACTGTTATCCTCATTAGACAATTATATTTACAAATTTTGCCTAT
This region includes:
- a CDS encoding nucleoside phosphorylase; protein product: MLNKLTASELVLNEDGSVYHLNLLPEDIAEKIILVGDPDRVAKVSKYFDSVEIRKNKREFYTHTGTLRGERITVMSTGIGTENIDIVMNELDALVNIDLKQKEFKTEHTSLKLFRMGTCGSVNPDVQVDNMLVTQNVVGLDGLMHFYQDYHFENEFSKNFYEKFPYENIKPMLYFSEWSEELGELYKDAKYHGNTATFPGFYAPQGRQLRLKALDDQFLETLNDLGITNFEMETSAIYAFSKLLGHKAITVNNVIANRRRGEFSSDHHASEKNLIEWVLERIIK
- a CDS encoding cytochrome-c peroxidase, translating into MKFYPLAVIFVMLGFAVMSFNPSRKGFKNENSTIHRGLTDFKTRLSQLKSDAYLFSENKITLEDLRKTLRETRNSFKEIEFYVAYHYPEFTKNHLNAAPLFHIEAAGTTSYTLPPEGLQVLDEMVFSDEANEKKDEIKAITDFLFNSYASFYLSSMKNGISTGNNKTLPLRIELIRIYSLGVTGFDTPGSLNISEEAEHAFTGMKKYIQDDSYFKNYNTEKANLLFTAGIRYLSENKDFETFDRIEFYKKFIQPLYQELGSWDGRADDLKEFSGWNPASTNFFSSDFLDPYFYTLLKNDEDNEALRKLGKQIFYDQNVSDNGKMSCATCHLPENAFTDLKVKSQSNVDGKTVLRNSPTLYNAVFAKRFFYDLRAFYLEQQAEHVIYNKDEFNTSYDNIIKKLNANPEYKKAFKIAFKKGNINRENFSKALSSYVASLYSYESDFDQFMRNEKEISSDVKKGFNLFMGKANCATCHFAPNFSGLVPPFFNENESEVLGITAKPLSYKPLELDADKGRINSPVKKENSWIYENSFKTVTVRNVALTKPYFHNGAFGTLEEVLEFYNEGGGEGLGLKINNQTLAADKLNLTPKEIKQIIAFLNSLTDISKVKAR